The segment actatcTTTTACCTCTAGTAGTATGAATCACCGTAAAAGAGTTCAAATGTTACACCCTTGATCCCCGATATAAGTCAATCTAGCTCGTGGCTAATCAAGGGCCAATATTGCTCCTCATGGTATCACTTTTCCATTTGGGTGTAGGTTCGACGGACAATCTAGGCCCGTTTGGAGCGTAGAAGACTCGAAAAAGCTAGTAAAATCCATACAAATCCCATATGAAATTCACGGGCACAGAGGCCTTAACTATTCTCAGTCATCTTATTCCCTGCTTAATTTCCCACTCCTAATTCTTTTGTTGCACTCTCGCATTTAACCTACAAGACAACGGTGTAATAAATCCATCTCTCATCTCATGCACGCATGATAGAGTAAGTGATAACAGTAAAGTGAATGACCTTTCCATGGGAGATTGTTGCTGCTGACTGTCACAGTATCACTATCACACAGATCACCCCACCCCACCACGGCCGGCGAAAACTTTTCACGCAGCCTTCAGGAGGTTCAGGCCCAGCAGGCTCACCAGaggcttcttcctcctctccccccACCTTCTCACTCCGAAGAGAAGTCAATGTCACTGCTGCCGCCTCCTGCTGCTCGGCAGCAGCTACAGGGCCTCCACCATTCACACTCCTCGAGCTTCTACACTTATTACTAGTGCAATTTATGCTGGGGGTTGGGGCCACGCGACcgctcttctttttcttgctcATCTTGCTCCGATCCAAGAAGTAAGTAGGGCTCTGTGcttaatttctttctttcttttttgcttaCTTTGATGTGCTTGTCTTCTCCTTGGCAATGCCAATGGAACCTCTCGAGAatctaaaaaaagttttttttaaaaaaagaagctAAAATGAATGTATCGGTCTTACTCCTATTCATGCTCCAAACGAGCAGTAGTtgtttcttgattcttttttgtgttgctgctgctgctactttGTCTAATGGATTCCTGGACCCAAAATTTCTGTCCCTTCCCCATCAGTATCTGCAACTGTTTGATGTCTTCCTGTTCTTGCTCAAGTTCCCAAGGCAGCACCCTTTTTTAAAGGAAATTTTTGTCCTTTTCCCCCGCATTTTCGACATGATTTACTGCGCCCAATCCCAACTGCTCCACTAACTccttttcgttttttttttcttcgcaCCTCCGTGTTTGCAGGTGACAAGAGATTGCGGCTGTAGGGTTCATTTTAATCTCTCTGTTTCCGGAAAAAATTGGAGCTCAAGAAGAGAGAGGCCGCAATGCCGAAGATGTTTGGTTTCTCTCGTCGCCGGATGAAGCTGGGGAGGTGAAATTTCAGTTACTGGCCCATAAATttagctaattttttttttgggttcgtATCAATTTTTccgtttttccttttctcctaaACCTTGGTAGATACTGGTTACTTTAGGGTTTTTGTTGCTAGGTATGGGCAAAACATTTTTTCGTGGAAGGCAAAGATTTTGTTATAGCCTCATAGGAGATGTTTTAGTTAGTTTTTCTGATTTGGTTGTAGTCACTTGCCCGTTCAGATGATTTAGGGGTTCATATGCGAAAATATTTTTGGTCCTTTACATCATCtcagaaaagagagaaaattgtTCATTGGTGTTTCCTAGTTTATTAGAGGTGTTTCAGTGAGCCCCATACGTCTGGATTGAGGAACGAGGTGCTTTTAAAAATGGTGAGCTCATATGTGAATTTCTGGGAGATTTTTGTAAACCtacttttatttttgtttcccTTTAGTCCAAGAAATCCTATTCTTGTGTATAAGTGACTGTTTCTGTGGTGACAAGGTTGGAATTTTGTTATTGTGATTAACTTGAACCAGTTATTATAGATCCATTTATTTCAAGTTATAATCTTAACTCTTAAGCTGCATAATTAAGTGTGTCTTTGTACATTCATTCTGTTTGCTCTCACCTTTTCATTTTCGTATGATTTCTGCAGGTTGAAGGGTCATCTAAACGATCAATTCCATGTCTCTCGAAGCCCTTCTCGACCCACCAAGCGACTCAGTCACCCCAATGTGAGCTTTTCTGGTTCAATTGTTCTGCATTTGCTCTCCGATTCGGTTGTATCGAtgaatttaaagtttattaTTTCATGGGGTTTGTCCAGGGAGAGGACCCAGTGACTACCTCCGTGAGTGGCCGGGCCGATGACCTTGCTTGGCGCTGCTCATCTGATACTTCCAATCTCAATGGACATGCTTTTGAGAGCTCAGAGAATTGGGCAGTGCTGTCAACGGAGGGTGACAAGCCGATTCCTCGCTTTGATGTAATCAACCATCTTAAGATTCTAAACTGTCCCTAAAAGCATATAAACTAGAGTGTTGGTCCAATCAATATTTTCTTATGTTTATATTCTGAAATCTTCATACTAATTTTCTCTGATTCTTCTTTTAAACAGCACGCAGCAGCCATGGTAGGGAGCAAAATGATAGTCTTTGGTGGTGATTCTGGTCACCGTTTGCTAGACGATACAAAGGTAATGGATGAGCACCATTCCTGTTGTGAGTTAACTTCATGATCTCATCTTCTACGTGTCCTTCAGATATTGAGCTTAGACAAGCTTACCTGGGATTCCGTGGCTCCTAAAGTTCGACTATCAGCAAGTGGACGTTCTCTGAAGTTGCGACCTTGCAAAGGTCATTGTCTGGTATAGTTCTTGGAGCCGAATGTTCTCTCACTACCCAGGTCTTTGTGTGTTTTCTCAGTATTAGTGTAGTAAATACATAATAATGATTGCCAATCAATGTGTGCTTGGTTTAGAAGTCAATCTTTAACTTTCAAGGAAGTTCCATTGTCTCTCTGATTTTACTTGAAATTGTACTCTCAAAGATAATCTCCTCTTTTGCACTCTGATAGCCTCCTTGCCAATGCAATATAAATCTGAAAAACAAGGACCAACTTTCTTTGCTTCTAGCTTTGTCtttcatcatttttttatgACGTCTTACCTGGCATTGACCGAACCTGTTTCCTCTGATGTTTAGGTTCCATGGGGGAAGAATGTCATTCTTGTGGGAGGGAAAAGTGATCCACCTTATGACAAGATATCAGGTTTGCCTATGCTATGTAGCTGTCTAACGTGCATCGATTTGTTTTATTTATCTGATTCTCTGATAAACTTCCAGCAGAGACAATTAGGAATTCATCATTTGTTTTACTGCAGTATGGACCTTCGATACGGAAACTGAGTTCTGGTCACATATGGAAGCCAAGGGTGATATCCCGGTAAAAATTTGAACATTCATTTGTACAGTGCTTCAAGTATTCTTGTAAAATGATGGGGATTACCCCGATTAATAATTGCAGGTGTCTCGAAGTGGCCATACGGTGATTAGAGCAGGTCCTGTTTTAATTCTCTTCGGGGGTGAGGACGCCAAAGGGAAGAAACTACATGACCTTCATATGTTTGATCTGAAGTCATTAATGTGGCTTCCTTTGAACTACAAGTGAGTCATTCTTTTCTGCAAATCAAAGGTGTCATGTAAAAaactaacaaaagaaaataaagtgtGGGGTTAATTTTGCTAGGCACTTGACCATTTCACTGTGCCTTCAAATGTCAATTTTTATAGTTACTCTACAGATCTAATACATTTTTAGCCATCCCTGCACTGAAGCACCTTAATGTTAGAATCATTATATTGTGCTGCAATatgcatttttcttttattgatGAGTTCACTTGTTTTAGAGGTGCTGGACCTTCTCCAAGATCAAATCATGTGGCTGCACTTTATGATGATAGAATTCTATTGATTTTTGGAGGTCATTCGAAGTCTAAGACCCTGAACGATATTCACGCTCTGGACTTTGAAACAGTAAGTTCCGTCCTGTTTCCATGTAGGATTTTCTTGTTAACAGCTTGCTGAAAAGTTGATCTCCTTGTTAGATGGTATGGTCAAGGGTCAAAACCCATGGTCATCATCCATCACCTCGAGCAGGTTGCTGTGGAGCTCTTTGTGGCACTAAATGGTATATTACTGGGGGTGGAAGCAAGAAAAAACGTATGTTCCATCCTTTGCCTCATTCATATATCATGGCAGACTAGTGGTTCGGTTTCGTTTATCAACAGTATGAATTTTTCCTTAGAAGAGTTGGTAATTTTGCTACCATAGCCCATGGGCAATATCTAACACGAAACTTTACTTCAGGGCATCCTGAAACATGGGTCTTTGATGTTCTGGAATCTAAATGGTCTGTTTGTGTAGTGCCTCCTAGTTCCTCAATTACCACGAAGAAAGTAAGTGCAACTCTTGCTTGATTTCATTTTTCATGTTCAAGTGACTTGCAACTCGTAAGCAAGTTCCTTTGATGCAATGATGGAAGGTGGGTTTGCTTCCTTATATTTAAGTCGAGTCTTCCTGAAAATCTAGAGCGCTGCATACTAGGAATTAAATGCTTTGCGCTTCAACAATTTGCCCTTGAATGGAGTCTCTGCTAAAGTAGTGAAAGGCGGaattatgataaatttaatCTGGTTCCTACGATGACAGAAAAATGAGTCTCCAAGACCATAATCCCATGCGATTCCTGTTTATTCATGTGTTTACCACTTCTTCTCTAGTTGCTGAGCAATTGAAGAAAAACTCTTGCAGGGTTTCAGCATGGTTCCATTGTACTACAGGGACAAGATTGTTCTCGTTGCTTTTGGAGGAAACAAAAAGGAGCCATCTGACAAGGTGAAAGAACTGAACTTATTAGCGAAACGAGGGCTTCATTTTTGTGATATTATTCAGAattaattattttctttccatattttttttgtaACTGAATTGCACTCAGAACATTTGGATGGCCAATGTCAGTATTCCTAAATGGACCTTATTTTGTGTTTTTGAAGGTTGAAGTACTAGTGGTGCTGCAAAACGAGCACTGTTTCAGTTGGCGGTCTGCCCCTGATGTGGAACCCTTACTCTCTGACGACTCTCCTCCGAGCTCAAGAGAACTTGCTGATCAGCTCAACACTTGTGCTCCTCTGTACTCTACTAGCTCTGCAGCGAGGAGTAGCCTTGCCACCACAGTGGAGAACTCATCTGGGAGGAAATCACTTCCTGATTCGCTGCTACAGAACTCAAATCTTGGGAGCTCATCACTCCACAGGCAGTTTCGTCAGGAAGAGGAGTGCAGCCTGGCCCAAAAACTTCAGAAACCGATCGATGATGACAAATACAAGGATGCTGACGATTGTTCCGAGCTACCCCCAATCACAAGCCAAAAACAGCGTAACGACATGCATCAGTCGCCAGATGCTGATGCTAAGGCGAGGAGGCTGGGCAGAAGTTCGTCGGACATCAACCATCATTACGATACCAAGATAACCAACCTAGTCAGGAGAAGCATGGCATTGGAAGAGCAACTTTCGGCTGCAATGGCAAGCAAGAACGAAGCGGAGAAGAACCTGTCTTTGGTCATCGACAGCAAGGAAGAACTCGAGAAGAGGCTAGCCGATAGGGACAGGGAGGTCGAGGCGCTGAAGGAGAAGGTGACCGGATTAGAATTGGTTCAGGAAGAGTCGAACAACCTCTCAAACACTGTCCACACAGATAATGTGCGGCTCGAGCGAGAGGTGGCGTTCCTGAAGGCGGTGATGGATGAGACCCAGAAGGCAAGAGAAGCTTCATGTGCTCCCTTCGCTCACTGATACTCTCTGTGCTGTTGTTAATTGTAACACTGATGACTTAGTTTCATCTTTTCTCAGGAACTGCACTCGACTCGTGGGGTTCTAGCGGGAGAACGCGCAAGGGCGTTCCAGCTCCAGGTAAATGTCTGCTAATGCAAGAGTATCATTATCTGTGTTTTCATGGGGTTTGTCAAGTTTGTGTCCTGTTTCACAGTTGCATCCAGGTCCATGTAACATTGAACTGACTTGGCATGCTGACACTGCTTTGCCAGGTCGAAGTGTTCCATCTAAAGCAACGGATGCAAGCGATGGAAGGAAGGTCACCAACAGCAAGAAAGCCTTAGAATCTGTAGGGTGCTGAAATGTACAATATGCGATAATTCTGTTGTAAGTTCAATGTTGTATTGCGCTTTCTACAATAATTCTGTTGTAAGTTCAATGTTGTATTGTGTTTGGTAGAAAGTCTCAGAATTTGTAGGGAGTTGAAATGTACAATATGCAATAATTCTGCTGTAAGTTAGACGTTGTATTGcttttggtatcagagctatttCAATTTCTAACATTCAGTGCTAAATGTATTTTGCCGATTAGACATTGTGTATTCATAAGTTTTGATCTATGTAAGATGTTTATGCACAAATCCTTAGTTGTCAATCAACCGTTGATTTTATTGAAGACCTGATGAATTGTTTCGATGTAGTTGTCTATGGACATAGTGACTCTTGTGAGTTATattacttttttcttttcttttttagcaaTGGTAGTCTTGTTTCGTTGATAAAAGTTATTGATAAAAGATGAGAGAAATATAACATCAATTTAAGATGGACGAAGACAATAGATACACTAGATCACCAAAACTATGTTGCTAAAACCGATTTTGAAAGAGAACTGGCTGATGTATGGAACTACGGATTAGGCGGGTGGCCCAGCGATGTTGAGTCTAGATGattctttttaaaatatatttatttattattaatattaCATAATTATGCTCTGTTTACAAAATTTACATATATAGACCCTTGTTACCTAACCATGGTACGATAAGGTAGAGGTGGTGAGTCCGTTTAATCTTACCAGtggatttattttaaaatatatttattttttattaatattacaTAATTAGTGTCCGTTTATAAATTTTACATCTCTAACCTTTGTCACCCAACCACGGTGCTACAAGGCAAAAAGCACCTATTTATTgggcttttttgaaaaaatcagaaaaatatcaCATCCTATGCTCAAACCTTCAAAACAACATTCAAATGATcacaaaaattctgaaaaaaagtCCAGCTCAAACTGTGAATTTGTACGACGAGAAGCAAAAATGACAAATTTAGGGAAATATAAATTTGTCTTTTCCCCCTCATTGTATAAGCTATTATTTGTGTTGTAATTTTATGAGAACTTGAAGGTAGCATCATTAACACCATCTAgttttctctgaatttttttgactATTTGATGGTGTTTTGAATGTTAAGAGTAAAAGAACGCAATATTTTTCTGATTGTTGCAAATATCTATTTTAGGCGACATGGGTCTTATTTTGGGCGAGAAAGGGGTCTATTTCAGTAAAATCTACAAACAGAGgtcttattttgtaatatatatattcaaaagaaaagaattagAGGAAGAACGTCATGACAAATtttcaagaagaaagaaaaaaattggcCTAATAGCAGCTGTTCCATGGTCCGTCTGATGGACGACTGCACGCACGAATCTTGACGAGGCAGAGCTACAGTAGAGCAACTGAAGAAGCCACTGTCCAGTCTTCTTCTATCCTCGGCTGCTTCTCTCATCCCCACACCACCTCTCGTTCCCCCTCCTCCCCTTCATCAGAGAAAGATGGAGTCTTTCCTCGCCGGCTTCTTCGGGGCGCCTCCCCGCGCTGCCGTCCCCTCCGCTCGGGGTCCGCCGCTCCCCAACCTTCCTCTCTTCCACGGCAGGCGGCGCAGGAGGCCCTCCTCCTCCGTGGTCTGCATGGCGGTAAGAAACCTTCTTTATCGCGTGCACGCTTTGGGCGGTTGTCATGGACCCATTCCTCGGCCGGTAGTAATCTGCAGTGGGTTATGAATCTCTTGGGGGTCGAATTGTTAAGTGAAGGCTGGTTCTTGAATCGAAACGGCATGTTGCAGCATGTGGTGACTGTAGCTGGCACTTACCCCGAATCAACTAGCGTGTAGTTGATGTCCCCTTTCCTTCAGTCTTGGGAATTTTGGATTGTAAAATTCTGCTGTTATTTTTTCATGCTGGACATTGGGTGGTTAATTTGGGCGCCAAAAATCCTACCTTTCATACTTGAACTGAAGCCATTACATGATAGTCTTATGAGTATTCCTTTTACATGCTTCATGCAGAAGCCGTACCTCATAGCTAAGCTGGACTCTGCAGAAAAGGCTTGGAAAGAAATGTCGGTATGGTTCTCTCTTCGGTGTccatttttcatttctttttagCGTTTTCAAATAAGAACTTCAAAAATTTGTAAACAAGTTCTGAATTTTTTGACTTCGTTATTGGAGGCAAGCAAAACATATATAGACA is part of the Phragmites australis chromosome 12, lpPhrAust1.1, whole genome shotgun sequence genome and harbors:
- the LOC133887482 gene encoding acyl-CoA-binding domain-containing protein 6-like; amino-acid sequence: MPKMFGFSRRRMKLGRLKGHLNDQFHVSRSPSRPTKRLSHPNGEDPVTTSVSGRADDLAWRCSSDTSNLNGHAFESSENWAVLSTEGDKPIPRFDHAAAMVGSKMIVFGGDSGHRLLDDTKILSLDKLTWDSVAPKVRLSASGRSLKLRPCKGHCLVPWGKNVILVGGKSDPPYDKISVWTFDTETEFWSHMEAKGDIPVSRSGHTVIRAGPVLILFGGEDAKGKKLHDLHMFDLKSLMWLPLNYKGAGPSPRSNHVAALYDDRILLIFGGHSKSKTLNDIHALDFETMVWSRVKTHGHHPSPRAGCCGALCGTKWYITGGGSKKKRHPETWVFDVLESKWSVCVVPPSSSITTKKGFSMVPLYYRDKIVLVAFGGNKKEPSDKVEVLVVLQNEHCFSWRSAPDVEPLLSDDSPPSSRELADQLNTCAPLYSTSSAARSSLATTVENSSGRKSLPDSLLQNSNLGSSSLHRQFRQEEECSLAQKLQKPIDDDKYKDADDCSELPPITSQKQRNDMHQSPDADAKARRLGRSSSDINHHYDTKITNLVRRSMALEEQLSAAMASKNEAEKNLSLVIDSKEELEKRLADRDREVEALKEKVTGLELVQEESNNLSNTVHTDNVRLEREVAFLKAVMDETQKELHSTRGVLAGERARAFQLQVEVFHLKQRMQAMEGRSPTARKP